The Primulina eburnea isolate SZY01 chromosome 8, ASM2296580v1, whole genome shotgun sequence genome contains a region encoding:
- the LOC140840212 gene encoding autophagy-related protein 9, translating into MFGGLKGVNVRSCFMWKWRGESSLTNGLLEDVPYEIELSDYHKAPSPGSESPSGLLDGETLNIDPIDDLDLFFERIYSYYCDKGLWCIIIKWIFELLSLGFTICFSGFFLLYVDWNGLRNAKCGMDAVESGIKPCDLSVEALHKHPLTPFTFSKAVIVGYLGIFSVYWIFCFLRFFAQLKETLKIRRFFYNSLHVKDNDIQTMSWALILENVVRVQSLQQLCVVKDLSIQDVLMRLMRKENYLIGMLNKGVLAFSVSWWVPGSGPTANFGPNAVRHRLVLPKTLEWTLNWCILQNMFDRNFCVRRDFVSDPGTLKKRLMIVGFVLLLLSPFLVIFMLVYLFLRHAEQFYNHPSTASSRRWSNLSKWMLREFNEVDHLFKHRMNNTIVHASDYLKQFPSPILTIVAKFISFVSGGFAAVLIIIAFLEESLLEGHVFGRNLLWYAAVFGTITAISRAAIVDELLVLDPQGSMSMVVQHTHYMPKRWRGKENTEAVRLEFETLFQYTGMMLLEEMASIFLTPYLLLFVVPKRVDAILQFIKDFTVDVEGVGHVCSFSLFDFKNHGNRKYGSPFDLPREQRSSQGKMEKSFLSFQIAYPSWEPDAEGKQFLATLKTFRDQKLQGQGTTNAYFSSDMQQQYPNFRGFGSPNSFFPREMPLYIAGGCNQFASMWLIDGEQKNFPYILDWYYTSQNHDRDNNSRGNTSRHVIEESPKDFWIPSNVAQKEAKYDENWDSLFKDRIQSHLDASTSGPLFQESVLQHHDSSSTKHPAKSQWWARTQFQGLGPQTSFMEPPNFFHEASRDPYDKFSDRSMEEHEQEQELPLDLRNSRGLSRTFYMDDSDVGEFNLPFDDIYENSADPTDLV; encoded by the exons ATGTTCGGTGGACTTAAAGGTGTTAATGTTCGTAGTTGTTTTATGTGGAAATGGCGTGGAGAGTCGTCTTTAACAAATGGGTTACTCGAAGATGTACCTTATGAAATTGAATTATCTGATTACCACAAAGCACCAAGCCCGGGAAGTGAAAGCCCTTCTGGGCTTCTAGATGGCGAGACTTTGAACATTGACCCAATTGATGATCTTGATCTGTTCTTTGAGAGGATTTATAGTTATTACTGTGACAAAGGCCTTTGGTGCATCATCATCAAGTGGATATTTGAGCTTCTGAGCCTGGGTTTTACTATATGTTTCTCTGGATTTTTTTTGCTATATGTTGATTGGAATGGCTTACGCAATGCAAAATGTGGGATGGATGCGGTGGAATCTGGAATCAAGCCTTGTGATCTGTCTGTGGAAGCTTTGCATAAGCATCCATTAACTCCTTTTACTTTTTCTAAGGCTGTAATTGTTGGATATTTGGGTATATTTTCTGTCTACTGGATTTTCTGTTTTTTGAGGTTCTTTGCTCAGTTAAAGGAGACTCTTAAGATCCGTCGATTTTTCTATAACAG TCTCCACGTGAAGGACAATGACATACAGACTATGTCATGGGCATTAATTCTTGAAAATGTTGTTCGAGTACAGAGCTTGCAGCAGCTATGTGTGGTCAAAGATCTTTCTATTCAAGAtgtattgatgagattgatgagaAAGGAAAATTACTTGATCGGGATGCTTAACAAAGGAGTCCTTGCCTTCTCTGTATCTTGGTGGGTTCCAGGATCTGGCCCAACTGCCAATTTTGGCCCAAATGCTGTTCGCCATCGTCTTGTGCTGCCAAAGACCCTTGAGTGGACCTTGAATTGGTGCATATTACAGAACATGTTTGATCG AAACTTCTGTGTGCGAAGGGATTTTGTTTCAGATCCTGGAACATTAAAGAAAAGGCTTATGATTGTTGGCTTTGTGCTGCTGCTTCTGTCTCCATTCCTCGTCATTTTCATGCTTGTGTATCTCTTCTTGAGGCATGCTGAACAGTTCTATAATCATCCAAGTACAGCATCATCACGAAGATGGTCAAATCTCTCTAAGTGGATGCTCAGAGAATTCAACGAG GTTGACCATTTGTTCAAGCACCGGATGAATAACACTATTGTTCATGCTTCTGATTACTTAAAGCAATTTCCATCTCCTATCTTGACTATTGTGGCAAAATTTATCTCGTTTGTTTCTGGTGGATTTGCTGCCGTGCTTATTATCATTGCATTCTTGGAAGAATCTCTGCTGGAAGGCCAT GTATTTGGTCGCAACTTGCTCTGGTATGCTGCTGTTTTTGGAACTATAACAGCTATTAGCCGGGCTGCTATTGTAGATGAGCTTCTTGTCCTTGATCCACAGGGGTCAATGTCCATGGTTGTTCAACATACACATTATATGCCAAAAAGATGGCGTGGGAAAGAGAACACCGAGGCTGTAAGACTCGAGTTTGAAACTCTTTTTCAG TACACAGGAATGATGTTATTAGAGGAGATGGCTTCAATCTTTCTCACACCATACCTACTTTTATTTGTCGTCCCAAAG AGGGTGGATGCTATCTTGCAATTCATTAAGGACTTCACTGTGGATGTTGAAGGTGTCGGTCATGTTTGTAG TTTTAGTCTCTTTGATTTCAAGAATCACGGAAACAGAAAATATGGGTCGCCCTTTGATTTACCTCGCGAGCAGAGGAGTTCTCAGGGAAAAATGGAAAAATCATTCTTGAG CTTTCAGATTGCTTATCCTTCATGGGAACCTGATGCTGAGGGAAAGCAATTCCTCGCGACACTTAAAACGTTTCGTGATCAAAAGCTGCAAGGTCAAGGAACGACAAATGCGTACTTCTCATCTGATATGCAGCAACAATATCCAAATTTTCGAGGCTTTGGTTCCCCTAACAGTTTTTTCCCAAGAGAAATGCCATTATACATCGCGGGAGGTTGCAATCAGTTTGCTTCAATGTGGCTAATAGACGGAGAACAGAAGAATTTTCCATATATCCTAGACTGGTATTATACGTCCCAAAACCACGACAGAGACAATAACTCGAGGGGCAATACATCACGCCATGTTATTGAGGAGAGTCCTAAAGATTTCTGGATTCCTTCAAACGTGGCACAAAAAGAAGCTAAGTACGACGAAAATTGGGATAGCTTGTTCAAGGATCGAATACAAAGTCATCTAGATGCTTCTACTTCAGGTCCTCTCTTCCAAGAAAGTGTCTTGCAGCATCACGACTCAAGTAGTACCAAACACCCTGCAAAAAGCCAGTGGTGGGCCAGAACTCAATTCCAAGGTCTGGGTCCGCAAACAAGTTTTATGGAACCTCCAAATTTCTTCCATGAAGCTTCCCGTGATCCTTATGACAAATTCTCAGACAGAAGCATGGAGGAACACGAACAGGAACAAGAACTACCTCTGGACTTGAGAAATTCGAGGGGATTGTCACGAACGTTTTACATGGATGATTCAGATGTTGGAGAATTTAATCTTCCATTCGATGATATATATGAAAATTCAGCTGATCCCACAGATCTTGTCTGA